The window TCGAATGCGTCGTCGGGTTGGCTCGATTTACCGACCCGTCGACGGGTTGTTCCCGGACACCGGTGTCGTCAATCTCGCCGTGTCCGTCCCTCAGATACATTATGGAATCCGCTGAACCCACCACCGAAGCAGAATCAGCGACCGAGGCAGAGTCTGCCGTCGACACCGCTCGCGCCCAACTCGAGCGCGCCGCGGCACATCTCGATGTTGACGACGGCATCATCAACCGCCTCCGCCACCCAAGCGGCGTCTACGAGGTTTCGATCCCCCTCAAGCGCGACGACGGCACGACGGAGATTCTCACCGGCTACCGATCCCAGCACAACGACGTTCGCGGGCCGTACAAGGGCGGGATCCGCTATCACCCAGAAGTTTCGAAAGATGAGTGCGTCGCGCTCTCGATGTGGATGACCTGGAAGTGTGCGGTCATGGATATCCCCTTCGGCGGTGCCAAGGGTGGCGTCGTCGTCGACCCGAAGGATCTGAGTGAAGACGAGGAAGAACGGCTGACGCGTCGCCTCTCTCAGGAGCTCCGTCCCGTCATTGGCCCGATGAAGGACATCCCGGCACCGGACATGGGAACGAACCCGCAGATGATGGCGTGGTTCATGGACGCCTACTCGATGCAAGAGGGCGAAACCCACCCCGGTATCGTTACCGGAAAACCGCCTGCCGTCGGTGGCAGCCACGGTCGCGAGGAAGCGCCCGGTCGAAGCGTCGGCATCATCGCCGAGAAAGCGATCGACCACTACGGCTGGGACATCACGGACACGACCGTCGCCGTGCAAGGGTTCGGCAGCGTCGGCGCGTACGCCGCCCGCTATCTCGACGATCAGGGGGCGAGCGTCGTCGCCGTCAGCGACGTCGATGGCGCGATCTACGATCCCGACGGGCTCGACACGAACGACGTCGAAGATCACGATGCCCGCCCGGGTATGGTTTCGGGCTATGATGCCCCTGAAAAGCTCACGAACGCCGAACTGCTCGAACTCGACGTCGACGTCCTCATCCCGGGTGCGATCGGGAACGTCCTGACGGGTGACAACGCCAACAACGTGCAGGCGGATATGATCGTCGAAGGGGCGAACGGTCCAACGACGTCACAGGCGGACACCATCTTCGAGCGACGCGACATTCCGGTGATCCCCGACTTCCTCGCCAACGCCGGCGGGGTCACGGTCTCCTACTTCGAGTGGCTGCAGAACACGAACCGCCGCGCCTGGTCGCTCGAGCGCGTCCACGAGGAACTCGAGGCCGAAATGCTCCGGGCGTGGGAGGCCGTCAAAGCCGAACACGAGGCTCGAGACGTCACCTGGCGGGATGCGGCCTATATCGTCGCCCTCCACCGCGTAGCCGAATCCCACGAAGCGCGTGGGCTCTGGCCCTGACTGGACGGTTTCCACCTCGTATCGCCCGCCCGTCGAATCACAACTCACTTTCAGTACGTTCACTACCCTCCTTCTCGAGAACGAACGTATGGTGCGTCGAAGCGTCCTGTTTACCCCTGGTGATCGACCGGAAATGCTGCGCAAGGCTCCGACGGCCGGTGCCGACGTGATCGTGTTCGACCTCGAGGATGCCGTCTCTCCGGAACGGACACCCGAGGCCCGCCGGCACGTTCGCGACGTGCTCACGGATCCAGCGTTCGACGCTGACGCCGACTGCGAGGTCTGTGTACGGGTCAACGCTGTTCCCGAGGAGGCACACGCCGACCTCGAGGGGATTCTCGGGGGGACGGAAGACGTTCGTCTCGACGCGATCATGAGTCCGAAAGTCGAATCCGCAAACGACGTCGCGCGCCTGACCGATCACGCACGGAGTCACGGGACGTCCGTTCCGGTTCTGGCACTTGTCGAAACGGCACGCGGTGTCCTCGCCGCGCCCGACATTGCTGGTACGGACGGTACAGATGCCCTCGTCTTTGGCGCTGAGGATCTATCGGCGGATATCGGTGCCACCCGAACCGACGAGGGACTCGAGGTGCTGTACGCTCGCGAACGCGTCGTGATCGCCGCAGCGGCGAACGACGTCGACGCTATCGACACCGTCTACACCGACTTTAACGACGAGTCGGGGCTGATCGAGGAGACCGAGTTTGCAATCCAGCTCGGCTACGAGGGCAAGATGGCTATCCACCCGGCACAGGTCGACCCGATCAACGAGGCGTTCACGCCCGCCCCCGCCGAAATCGAGTGGGCCGAGGCCGTCTTCGAGGCCAAACGCGAGGCCGACGCCGACGGCCGAGGCGTCTTCGAGGTCGACGGCGAGATGATCGATGCGCCGTTGATCGCGCAGGCTGAACGAATCCTCGAGCGGGCGGCAGCCGCAGATGCCGAATAATGTGGTTGTAACCCGTCTCCTGACCGGTCGCAACGTTCAGTATGGTCGACGCGCTTTTACTCGCATCTGTAGAAGTCGCTGGTATGACTGCGAACGCGAATCCATTCGAGAGCCTCCAGTCACAGATCGAGGACGCGGCGGTTCACCTCGACGTCGGCGACGACGTCATCGACCGGCTCAAACATCCAGAGCGCGTGCTCGAGACGAACCTGACGGTCGAACTCGACGACGGCTCACTCGAGCGGTTCAGAGCGTACCGATCGCAATTCAACGGTGATCGGGGGCCCTACAAGGGTGGGATCCGGTACCACCCCGGCGTCACCCGTGACGAGGTGAAAGCGCTGTCGGGCTGGATGGTCTACAAGTGCGCCGTCGTGAACATTCCTTACGGCGGCGGGAAAGGTGGCATCGTCATCGATCCTCGTGAATACTCCCAGGCCGAACTCGAGCGTATCACCCGTGCGTTCGCCACCGAGTTGCGGCCTTTTATCGGCGAGGATCGGGACATCCCTGCCC of the Natronosalvus vescus genome contains:
- the gdhB gene encoding glutamate dehydrogenase GdhB, whose amino-acid sequence is MESAEPTTEAESATEAESAVDTARAQLERAAAHLDVDDGIINRLRHPSGVYEVSIPLKRDDGTTEILTGYRSQHNDVRGPYKGGIRYHPEVSKDECVALSMWMTWKCAVMDIPFGGAKGGVVVDPKDLSEDEEERLTRRLSQELRPVIGPMKDIPAPDMGTNPQMMAWFMDAYSMQEGETHPGIVTGKPPAVGGSHGREEAPGRSVGIIAEKAIDHYGWDITDTTVAVQGFGSVGAYAARYLDDQGASVVAVSDVDGAIYDPDGLDTNDVEDHDARPGMVSGYDAPEKLTNAELLELDVDVLIPGAIGNVLTGDNANNVQADMIVEGANGPTTSQADTIFERRDIPVIPDFLANAGGVTVSYFEWLQNTNRRAWSLERVHEELEAEMLRAWEAVKAEHEARDVTWRDAAYIVALHRVAESHEARGLWP
- a CDS encoding HpcH/HpaI aldolase/citrate lyase family protein, producing MVRRSVLFTPGDRPEMLRKAPTAGADVIVFDLEDAVSPERTPEARRHVRDVLTDPAFDADADCEVCVRVNAVPEEAHADLEGILGGTEDVRLDAIMSPKVESANDVARLTDHARSHGTSVPVLALVETARGVLAAPDIAGTDGTDALVFGAEDLSADIGATRTDEGLEVLYARERVVIAAAANDVDAIDTVYTDFNDESGLIEETEFAIQLGYEGKMAIHPAQVDPINEAFTPAPAEIEWAEAVFEAKREADADGRGVFEVDGEMIDAPLIAQAERILERAAAADAE